The following DNA comes from Chloroflexota bacterium.
GACGACCCCGACCGAACCGCTCCGCTTGGTGACAAGACTGCGTGCCGCTCGATTCGGGACGTAACCGAGATCTCGAACGGCGGCCTCCACGACGGTTCGCGTCGTGTCGCTCACCCGCTGGTCCCCGTTCACGACCCGTGAGACCGTGGCGCGGGAAACGTTGGCCACCCGCGCGACGGCCTCGAGCGTGGCCGGATTGCCGCCCCTGTCTGCCATGTGCGTTCGCAATCTCCGGAACTCCTGTGAGAGCGCTCTCACATTCCCATCGGGCAGTGTAATGGCATTGTCAAGAGAGCGCTCCCACGGGAAGTAGCCCTACACCGGCCAGGGACCGGCGCGACCAGGAACCGTCAGGCGGCCAGGCGCTCCTCGGTCACGGGATCGAAGAGGTGCGGCCGATCCCCCTCTTTGGCAACCTGAAAGCCCGGTCGTCAGGACCGGGCCTTTTCGTCGCTCGGAATGAAGCTAGATGCGGGCCGCGGGTGGCTCAAGCCGGTACTCGCCGATCGTCCGCAGCTGGACGATGGTCGACACCAGCGCCAGCCCCAGGGCGGCGAGCCACCACCCGACGTTGGCCGAGATGATGGCGGTCACGACGCCGGTCCCCAGGTCCGTGACCTCGATAGCGCCCAGCAGAACCAGCACACCAGCGATGAACGCGTGCGCCCCACCCAGCGCGCTGATCACCACCAGGGCGACCAGCGGCACGCCGGTTATCACGGCCAGGACGGCCAGAACGGCTCCGACCACGAGGCCGATTCCGAACACCGCCAGTCCGGTCCCCGAGAAGCCGATGAGGGTCATGACGCCCCATCCGAGCCAGTATCCGACCGAGGCGAACGCGATCACCACGGCGAGATACCAGAACAGGTACGCCAGGACGGCGAAGACCAGGCCCGCGATGGCGCCGCCCACCCAGCTGATGGTTGTGGCCAGGAACCCCTGGCCCAGCAGCTCCTCCAGGACGTGGGCGCCGAAGATGAAGCCGGCGAAGAAGCCCCAGATCGGCAGCAGGATCAGAGCCAGCCGATAACCCAGCAGCATCCAGCCGGCGCCGAGCGCGATGGCGGCGATTCCGATGACCACGGCCGGTGCCTCCACCCGGGCACGATACCTTCAGTGCACCAGGCCGTCGGTGTCGCTCACCACGAACGCGCTGCCCTCGAAATGGCCGGTCACGACCACCTGTTCGAGCAGCAGATGCCAGCCATCCGGCTGGGCTCGGGGCGGAAACGGCTCCCCGGTGGGCGCTGCCAGGCGGAGGCCAATGGCTTCCAGGGCTGCCTGCGTGGCACCGGCCGCGGGCTGCTCGGCCAAGAGGAGGCGGAGCGGACAGGTGCGCTCCAGCCAGGATGCATCTGGACGCTGGTCTGGATCGGGATGGCAGTCATCGGCCAGGTTGGCGTACCAGCCCACCAACTGAAGCTCGCTTGAGCCGTAGGCCGCCACGGGATCCGCCGCAGCCAGGACCTCGGACACGTCGATCCGTTCCAGCTCGGCTCGTCGCTCTCCCAGGCTCCCGATGGTCAGGAACAGGACGACCATCCCGATCAGGACGAGCGGGACCGCCAGCCAGGCCAGCCGCTCGGCCCCGGGTGCCGCCGCGGTCACCGGACGCTGATGAGCTCCACCGCCCGGAGGTCGTCGGCGATGGCCAGCCGCAGGGCGCGGCGCACGCCAGCCCCACCCGGCCCGGCCATGAAAAGGGCGGCGGTCAGGGCGTCGCGGGCAGCGTAGATCCCATCGAGCCCCGCTACCGCCTCGTCGTTCGGGCCCGGTGTCCCCAGCTCAGCGGCCAGCGCCCCGTCCTGGGCCGCCAGCCAGGCCAGCTGCTCGGCGGCAGCCGGCTGAACGTCGAGCGCCGCGGCCAGCTCTTCGCGCGCGAGCTCCGCCCAGCCGAGCCAGGTCGCGAACTCGTCCGCGGACGGCGGCAGCTCGTCGAGCGAGAACGACGCGCGTCGCGGCCCGCCATCGGCACCGTCGCCTCCTGCCGCGCGCTCGACCTCGTACCAGTTGCCAACCGGCTCGGCGAGAGGCTCCCCATGCGCCCGGAGCCATCCGACGAACTCGGTCACTCGCCCCGGTACCTCGGCGACGGCGGACGCCGGGTCATCGCCAACCGCCGCGCAGCCCGGAAGCTCGCCGGCGAAGGCCATCGCCCGCCCTGTCTCGTCAATGCCGGTCTCGACGAACACGGCGTGGGGCAGGGTCCCGGCCATGACCCCGAACCGACTAGCGTCGCCGCGGCGGGCGTCGCCGCGTCCCGGCCGGGATGACGCGGGGTCGCGCGGCCAGGCTGAACATCTCGCGGCGCGGGCCGGATCCCGAACCCCATCCATCGCGGCCGGCGTCCGCGGCCGCGGCGTACACGTCGGCCGGGATCTCCCCCGGCGCCGCGGCCAGCTCCTCGCGGAGGCGTCGCAGGGCGACCAGCTCGTCGCGCAGCGCCGCCGCGCGCTCGAACTCGAGGTTGCGCGCCGCTTCCCGCATCTGGGACTCCAGCCGGCTGGCCAGCTCGGCCACCTCCTCGCTTCCCCGACCCTCCAGGTCGAGGGCCTTCCGTTCCTCGGCCACCCGCCGCAAGCCCTCGTGGATGTCCCGGATAGCCTTCGTGATCGTCTCCGGGACGATCCCATGCTCGGCGTTGTACGCGACCTGCTTCGCGCGCCGCCGATCGGTCTCCCCGATCGCCTGCCGCATGGCGGCCGTCTCGCGATCGGCATACATGATCACCCGGCCACCCACGTTGCGCGCCGCCCGGCCGATCACCTGGATGAGCGAGCCGCCGCTGCGCAGGAAGCCCTCCTTGTCGGCGTCCAGGATCGCAACCAGGGTCACTTCCGGCAGATCCAGCCCCTCCCGGAGCAGGTTGATTCCGACCAGGACGTCGTACACCCCCAGCCGCAGGTCGCGCAGGATCTCCACCCGCTCCAGGGTGTCCACCTCGCTGTGCAGCCACTGGACCTTGATACCGAGCTCGGCCAGGTAGTCGGCCAGGTCCTCGGCCATCTTCTTGGTGAGCGTGGTGACGAGGACGCGCTCCCCGCGGGACACCGTGTCGCGGATCTCCGCCAGCAGGTCGTCCACCTGGTGAGCGGTCGGGCGCACCGTGATGGCCGGGTCCACCACCCCGGTCGGCCGGATGAACTGCTCGACCACCCGCTCGGCGCGTTCCGACTCGTACGGTCCCGGCGTCGCGCTCATGGAGACGACCTGGTTCAGGTGCGCCTCCCACTCGTCGAAGGTCAGCGGCCGGTTGTCGAGCGCGGACGCCAGCCGGAAACCGAACTCGACCAGGATCTCCTTCCGCGTGCGGTCGTTCTTGTACATGCCATGCACCTGCGGGATCGTCATGTGGCTCTCGTCGATGACCAGCAGGAAGTCGGTCGGGAAGTAGTCGATCAAGGTCCACGGCCGGCTGCCCGCTTCCCGGCGTGACAGGTGGCGCGAGTAGTTCTCGATCCCCGGGCAGAAGCCCACCTCGCGCAGCATCTCGAGGTCGAAGGTCGTGCGCTGGCGGAGGCGGGCGGCCTCCAGCGCCTGGCCGCGGGCCTCCAGCTCCCGGACCCGGAGCTCCATCTCGGCCTCGATGTCGTCGATGGCGACCAGCAGCTTGTCGCGCGGCGTCACGTAATGCGTGGCCGGGTAGAAGTTCACTTCGGACCGCTCCGCCAGGACCTCGCCGGTCAGTCCATCGACCTCCACGATGCGCTCCACCTCGTCGCCCAGGAAGTCGATCCGGACCACCTCCTCGCCGTGCGGAGGCTGGACCTCCACCACATCGCCCCGGACGCGGAATCGCGAACGGGAGAGGGCGGCATCGTTGCGCTGGTACTGGAGGTCGACCAGGTGGCGCAGGACACCGTCGCGGCGGTAATGGCCACCGACCTTGAGGTTGATGACGGTGGCCCCGTAGTCGATGGGGGCGCCGAGCCCGTAGATGCACGACACCGAGGCCACGATGATCACGTCCCGCCGCTCGAACAGGGCCCGGGTCGCGTTGTGCCGCAGCCGGTCGATCTCGTCGTTGCGGGACGAGTCCTTCTCGATGTACGTGTCGGAACGGGGCAGGTAGGCCTCGGGCTGGAAGTAGTCGTAGTAGCTGACGAAGTACTCGACCGCGTTCTGCGGGAAGAACTCGCGGAACTCCTGGTACAGCTGGGCGGCCAGGGTCTTGTTGTGGGCCATCACCAGCGTCGGGCGCTGGACGGCCTCGATGACTTTGGCCGCGGTGAAGGTCTTCCCCGTCCCGGTGGCTCCCAGCAGGACCTGGTGGCGCATGCCGGCCTGGAGCCCGTCGACCAGCCCGGCGATGGCCTGGGGCTGGTCTCCAGTGGGCTCGAACGGTGCGTTCAGGGTGAACTCGGGCATGAAAAGGAGCGGCCGACCTCCTGGGGGTGACCGATTCTAGCCGACACCATCGGTACCTATCGCAAGGCGATCTAACGGGTCATATCCCGTCCGCTCCGCCCCTCCTAGGCTCACGGGTCTAATGCGTCGCGGTGCGCCTCGTTGCCAGCCTGCGCAGCGGATGAGTCATGCCGTCCGCTGGGCCGACCTGCGCGCCGGCCGGGGACAGGCACTGGTCGAGTTCGCGGCCGTCCTGATGCCCCTGATGCTCATCGTGGTCGGCATCATCCAGTTCGGGCTGCTGTACGGGGCCCACGTCACCCTGACCAATGCTGCCCGTGAGGGTGCCCGGGCCGGCACGATCTACGTCTACGACTACACCGAGAGCGCGTTCTGGAACGATGCCCATCGTTGCGCCGCGGTCCTCACCGCGGCCACCGAATCCTTTGGCCTCCTGGATGACGCCAGTCCCCACTTCAGCGCCACCCTGAGTGGCGGTGCGTGCCCAACTCCGAGCAGCACGACACTGGTCAACGGTGACGTGACGGTCTCCTACTGCGCGTCGGCGACGACCAGCGACCCCTGCCCCGATCCGGGCGACAGCCTGACCAACTGCGTGACCGATACCCGGGAGGGCTGCCTGATCAGGGTCGAGATCAGCTATCACAGCGACGTCGTCGTTCCGCTCATCAGCGCACTGCTGTCCACCGACGGGGGCGGGCGGTTCTTCCAGCGCGCCACAACCACCATGGTGGTGAACTGACCGTGCCCCGAACCGGATCGGCCCATGGTCAGGTCCTGGTCATGGTCGCGCTCACCATGACCCTGCTCCTCGTGTTCGCGGGGCTGGCGATCGACGTCGGGCGCCAGGTCGCGGAGCAGCGACACGTGCAGACCGCCGCCGATGCCGGGGCCCTCGCCGCCTGCCGGGCACTCATTGCCGGCGACTCCGACGCGTCGGCGGCGGCCCAGGCCCGGATCATCGCCGAGGTCAACCTCGAGCAATCGCCGGCGGCCGCCAACTCTGCCATCGCCTCGGATGCGGCCCGCGAGTATGAGAGCGGGCACGCCGGCGACCCGGCATATCTCCAGAGCGGGATCATCGTCAGCGGAACCACGATCCGCGTGGCCATCACGTCCCAGGTCCAGGCCGTTCTTGCCCGCCTGGTGGGTGTCGACACACTCCAGGCGACGGGTCGCGCCCAATGCCGCCTCCTGGGGGGTCCGGCCATCCCCATCGTCGCGCGCCGGTACGAGGGGCCGCCCGGCCCGGGGGGCGGTTTCATGGACGCCGTGGCGACGGAGGCCACGTCCACCTCGGGCGGGGTCGACCCGATCAGCGTGTTCGGCTACGACGGTCGAACGCCGGCCAGCGAGGCCGAGCCCGGCCCTGCGTTCGAGCTGTACGGTCCGGACAGCAAGGCCAACAACGACAGCTCGTTCCGCGGGTTCATCGCACTCGACGTCCGCAACTTCCAGTCGGTCACCTCACGCATCTATTACAACGGCGTGACCGCCGGGATCAACACCAACACCCTCAAGGACATGCAGGGTGAGTACCTGCTCACCGGCTACCCGGGCCCCGCCTTCCCGGCCGTCATCACCCCGGCCGATCCGAACGACCAGATCGCGGTCATGTCCGGCAATGACACCTCGATGGTGGTCGGCAACTTCTCGCAGGTGTTCACCGTCGGCGGCCGGATCCTGCTGGCGGTCTACAACGGGACGGTGATGGAGATCCCCGACTTCTCGGTCACCCCGCCGACTGCCATCGTGCTGCCGTCCACGACCGGCGCGCCGACCAACGGCCCGAAATTCACCGTGTCCCGCCACGACGCGTTCAACAGCACCGTCAGCCTGCACCTCCACGGTGACCACCTGTCCTCCAGCCCGGCGGATGACCTGATCCCGGACGAGCCGCCGACCAACAACCCGCCCACCGCCGGCCATATCAACCAGCCGGCGTGGTCGACCGACAACTTCATCCCGGACAAGAACGGGACGACGGTTGCCATGCAGTCGTTCTCCTCGAACGCGGTGCCGGCCGGCATCTACACCGTGTGGCTGGAGGGCCATGCCGGCGGCCCGTACTTCCAGACCCGGCGCTTCCCGGCCGCGGTTCGGATCGGCGGCGCGGTTCGGGACTTCAGCCTCACCAACTCGACCGTCAGTGCCTCGATCGCGAACATGGGCGGCACGGCCAGCCTGCCCCTCTACGTGTCGACCACCAGTGCCGCCGCCACGCGCTGGGGCGCGACCGGCACTGCGGTCTCATTGACCGTCGACGCCACCTCCCTCTCGGACTGCAGCTATGGCCCGGCCACCATCAACCCCGGCCAGCTGACGATCTCGCCGTCCAGTGTCACGCCGTCATCCGGCGGAAACGGGGCCCTCACCACGCTGAGCATCAACAGCTTCGGCCTCAACCCGGGCTGCTACACGTTCGTCGTGCGTGGCGTGGGCACCAACGGCGCCGGCCAGCCGGTCACCCACCTGCTGCCGATCACGTTCACCGTGGCAACCTCGGCCAGCGGCGGCCGGTACGTCGACATCATCGGCTTCGCCGTCTTCGAGGTCACCAACCTCGACGCCAACGCCATCACCGCCCGGGCCGTGAGCCCGATCGCGGCTGACGCCAACGATCCGGCGCTGCGTCGCGCGCAGCGCGCCCGCCTCGTTCCCTGGTAACCCGCATCAAGGAGCCTCGTCGTGGAGTTCGAGTACACCGACAAGCATCGCCGTCGGTCCATGGTCTATATCGTCGCCGGACTCATCATTGCCGCCCTGGTCGGCATCGTGGTCTTCGTCGCGCTCCAGGGCAGCGCGCTGCTCAGCGAGCCGGTGGAGCAGCGGACGGTGGTAGTCGCCGCCCGAGACATCGCGAGCCGCAAGCCGATCGAGGAAGGTGACCTCACCACTCGGACGGTGGCCGCCGACCCGACCAATGAGGCCGCCTTCACCCTGATCGAGGACGTCCTGGGCCGCGTCAGCGGCGTCCCGATCGCGGCCGGGCAGCTCGTCACCCGAAACATGCTCGCCGCGGCGACCAGCGGGCAGGGGTATTCCATCCTCGAGGCGGGCGAGGTCTACGACCCGACCGGGCCCGATCTGCGGGCGGTCTCGGTCAGCGTCCCGGATGATCGGGCCGTGGCCGGCACGCTGGTCGCCGGGCAGTGGGTCGACCTCCTGGTCACCCTGGCCATCAACCCCGAGATCGGCGTCGTGGTCGAGGAGCCGGCCAGCGGCGCCCCATCGGCGGCCGAGACGGCGTTCATCGCCGGCCCGTCCACCAAGGTCACGCTCCAGATGCTGACCGTGCTGGCTCGCAACGGATCGATCTACATCCTCCGCACGGACCTGGCCACCGCCGAGAAGATCGCCGAGCTGGCCGCCGCCGGAGGCCAGTTCACGCTCGTGCTCCGGCCGGACGAGGACAATCGAGTGGCGGAGACGACCGGGTCGACCCTGGACATGCTGCTCGACGAGTACGACTTCCCCATCCCCGAGCCGCCGTCCCTGGGAGGGCAGACGTCCGGGGGGAACTGACCAGCCGCGACGAGGCGGTGAGGGCCCCGGTGTCGCCATTGGCGGCGCCGGGGCCCGGTTCGTTCTCAGCGCGCCTCTCTCACGCGCCGCCGCCGGCCAGGCCGGCGAGGGCCACTTCCACCTGGCGGGCGGTTTCGCCGATGTCCGCTGATCCATCGATCACGACGTCGGCAGCCTGGATGAGCTCGGCCGCGCCCATCTGGTTCGCGAGCCGATCTCGAACGTCGGACTCCGACAGGCCACGCTCGCTGAGCCGGCGCAGCGCATCCTCCGGTCGGCACACCACCACCCATACCTGGTCGCAACGCTCGCGGAGAGGCGACTCCAGGAGCTTGATGGCCTCCACCGCTGCCACCATGACGCCTTCCTGGTCCAGCTCCGCCAGGTGCGCGGCGACGAGGTCGCGGACGCGCGGGTGAACGATCGCCTCGAGGTCGGCCAGGGCGGCGGCGTCCTCGAACACCAGGCGGGCGAGCTGCCGGGGGTCGAGCGTCCCGAAGCGGTCCAGGATCCGGGCCGATTCGGGGCTCCCCGGGCGGCGCACCTCGCGCGCCACCTCGTCGGCGTCAATGGTGGCCACCTCTCGCTCGCGCAGGAGGGCGGCCACGGTGCTCTTCCCACAGCCGATGTTGCCCGTCAGGCCGATGACCTTCATGCGACCGGTTCATCCGCCGCATCCGGCGCGGGCTGGCAGCGCGGGCAGAAATGGGTCGCTCGCTGGCCGACCACCATGCGCTGGATCGGACGTCCGCATCGCGGGCAAGGCTGCCCGGTGCGGCGGTAGACCCGCATCCGCTCGGCGGCCAGGCCGGGCTCGCCGTCGGGATCCACGTAGTCGCGGTACGACGCGCCCCCGCCCGCCAGCCCCTCACGCAGGGCGGCGCGGATGGCCCGATGCAGGCGCCGGACCTCGGCGTGGGTGAGGGTGTCGGCACGGCGCAGCGGGTGCAGTCGCGCGCGCCACAGGGCCTCATCGGCGTAGATGTTGCCCACCCCGGCGATGAATGACTGGTCCAGGAGCAGGGTCTTCAGGCGCGCGCGGCGGCGGCGCAGGCGCACAGCCAGGCGGGCGGCGCTGAACGAGGCCGGGAGCGGCTCAGGGCCATGCCGGGCGAACACGTCGGCCACGCGTCGCCGGCCGCGGCCCGGGTACAGGCCGATGCGGCCGAACTTGCGGACGTCGCGGAAGCGGAGCTGCCGGCCGTCGTCCAGCTCGAAGACGACGCGGGCGTTCGGGTCGGGAGCGGCGCCGGGCGCGGCCACGATCAGGGCGCCGGTCATGCGCAACGCGACGGTCATCACCCGCCCGTCGTCCAGGTGCAGCACCACCGACTTCGCCCGCCGTCCCACTCGCCGCACCACGCCCCCTGCGATCTCGTTCGCGAATCGCTCGGCCGGCAGCGGATGGCTGATCGTCCGGTCCCACAGGATCGCGGCGCTCCGGATGGTCGCCCCCGGAAGCCGGGCCTGGAGGCCGCGAGCCACGGTCTCGACCTCGGGCAGCTCAGGCATCCACCAGGGCGACCACCGGGTCCTCGATCTCCGCATCGGCGGGCGCGATCTCCACCCGCCGATACCCACCCTCATCGGTCCGCAGCAGGCGATCCATGCGGTCCCAATCGGTCCCGACCTTGAGGTCCACCGTGAGCGGCACGTCGAGCGGCAGCGCCGCCTCCATGGTGGTCGCGGCCAGGTTGGCCAGCGACTCCATCTCGTCGGCATCGGTCTCGAACACGAGCTCGTCGTGGACCTGGAGCAGCATCCGGGATCGCATGCCGCGCTCGCGCATGGCGGCGTCCAGCCGCACCATGGCGATCTTGATGCCGTCGGCCGCGGTGCCCTGGATGGGCATGTTGATTGCCATCCGCTCCCCCGCCGCGCGCAGCGCGCTGTTGCGGGCGCTCAGCTCGGGCAGGTAGCGGCGGCGCCCCAGCAGCGTCGAGACGTACCCCTGGTCGCGGGCCAGGATCCGAATCTCGACCGTGTAGCGCCGGATGCCCTCGTAGGCGGCGAAGTAGTCGGTGATGAACGCGCGCGCCGTCTCGCGGTCGATGTGGAGCCGATCGGCCAGGCCGAAGTCGCTCATCCCGTAGGCGACCCCGTAATTCACCATCTTGGCGATCGATCGTTGCGCGGCGGTGACCTCCTCCGGGGGAATGCCCAGCACGCGGGCCGCGGTCGAGCGATGGATGTCCTCGCCGGCCGCGAAGGCAGCCTTGAGCCCCGGGTCTCCCGAAACGTGGGCCAGGATCCGGAGCTCGACCTGGGAGTAGTCGGCGGCGAGGAGGAGCTTCCCGGGAGGCGCCACGAACACGCGCCGGATGCGACGGCCGAGGGCGGTCCGGATCGGGATGTTCTGGAGGTTGGGGTCGGTGCTCGACAGACGCCCGGTCGCCGCCACGGCCTGGGAATACGTCGTGTGGAGCCGCCCGTCGGCGTCCACCAGGATTGGCAGCGTGTCGGCGTAGGTCGACTTCAGCTTGGCCAGCTGGCGGTGCTCCAGGATCTGCCCCACCACCGGGTGCTGGCTGCGCAGCTCCTCGAGGACAGAGGCATCAGTCGAACGGGCCGTCTTGGTCCGTTTGGTGGACGGCAGCCCCAGCTCGTCGAACAGCACCTGCTCCAGCTGGCGCGGTGAGCCGATGTTGAATGGATGCCCGACCGCCTCGATGATGCGTGCCTCCAGATCGGCCAGGTGTTCCGCGAACTCCTCCGCCATGGCCGTCAGCGCCTCGCGATCGATGAGGACGCCGGCGACCTCCATCCGGGCCAGGACCGGCAGAAGCGGCATCTCCACCTCGCGGAACAGGTCGCTCAGACCCACCTCGTCGAGCTCTGACAGGAGGGTCGGGGCGACCAGCAGGGCGGTGAGGGCCTCGGCCGCGGCTCGCCGGCCAAGGGTCACCTCCTCGGCACCACTTTCGCCGGATACGGCCCGCGCCGGCAGCTCGGCGCCGAAGCGTTGGGCCGCCAGGTCGTCGACCGACTGGGCGCGCAGGGCGGGATTCAGCATGTAGCCGGCCACCGAGGTGTCGACGGCCGGGCCGGCGAGCTCGATCCCCCGTTGCAGGAGCGTGGTCACCAGGGGCTTCAGGTCGTGCCCGATGAGGGGACGGTCGGTGCGGGTGAACCAGCGCGGGAGAGTCGACTGGTCGCCGTCCCAGCGCAGGTACCAGCTCGACCCATCTGCGCCCGCCATGGCGATGCCCAACAGCGAGCGCCCGAACGGCCGGCCGCTGCCCGCCGCCCAGCCCAGCCCAACCCTGTCGCCGTGCGCCGCGAGCCATGCCTCGAGCTCCAGGCGATCGGCCTCGTCACCCACCATCCGCGGGTCAGCGTGCTCGACGGCGCCCCTGGGATCGGCCTGTGCGTCAGGCGCCACCCGCCCCTCGGTCGGCGCGCGCGCCGCCTGCTTGGCCGTGGGGTCCGGGCCGCCGGCTCGCACAGGGCGGCTGCCGCCCAGCAGGTCGAGCGACAGCTGGAGGCCCCCACCCGATCCGTCATCGTCATCCGGACCCGCCGGCCCGCCGATCGTCGGTGGCAGGCGGTCGATCAGCGACCGGAACTCGAGCTCGCGGAAGCGCTGCGCCATGGCACGGCGGTCGTAGCGTCCGGTGTGTGCCGCCTCCAGGTCGAGGCCGATGGGCAGGTCGGTCACGATGCGGCCGACCTCGCGGCTGGTGAACGCATCGTCGCGGTGCTCGGCCAGCCGCTCGCGCAGCTTGCCCTTCACCTCGTCCAGGCGCTCGTACAGGCTGTCGAGCGTGCCGAACTCCTGGAGCAGGCTGATGGCGGTCTTCTCCCCCACCCCCGGCACGCCGGGCAGGTTGTCCGAGGTATCGCCCTTGAGGGCCTTGTAATCGAGCATCTGGTCGGGTCGCAGGCCGTAGCGCTCCATCACCTGGGCGGGGTCGTAGACCACGGTGGCGGCCACCCCCATCCGGGTGGTGAGCAGTCGGACATGGTCGTCGACCAGCTGGAGGCCGTCGAGATCGCCGGAGACCATCACGGTGTCCACGTCAGCCGCGGTGGCGTGCTTGGTCAGGGTACCGATCACGTCATCGGCCTCGTAGCCCTCCACCTCCAGGATGGGCATCCCGAGCCGAGTCACGACCTCCCGCACGATCGGAAACTGGCTGCGCAGGTCGTCGGGCATCGACGGCCGGCCGGCCTTGTAGTCGGGGTAGGCCACGAACCGGAAGGCAGGCTTGCCGAGGTCGAAAGCGACCATGGCGTAGTCCGGCTTCAGATCGGCCATCCCGCGCAGCACGATCTGGAGGAAGCCGAACACGGCATTGACCAGCGTCCCATCCGAGGTCGTCAGCGGCGGCAGGGCGAAATAGCCCCGGTAGACCAGGCTGGGCCCGTCGATCAGCATCAGGATCGGGCGACGATCCGGCATGAGTTGAGTCTAGACCGCTGCTTCGGGGCGGGCGGCCGCTAGAATCCGGTGATGCCCCCGCCCGCCCTCCGGGACCCGTATGCGGTCCTCGGCCTGCCACGTGAGGCGACGTCGTCGCAGGTGGCATCGGCGCATCGGCGGCTGGCCAAGTCGCACCATCCTGACCTCCACGCCGGTGGAGCCGATGCCGTGGCACGGATGCGCGAGATCAACGAGGCGTGGGAGGTGCTCTCCTCGCCCGCACGCCGCGCGGCCTGGGACCTGGAGCACCCCTGGAGTGGGACGCCGGCAGGAGGCAGCCACTGGAGCGGGGGGCGCCAGCCGGTCACGGCCAGCGCCTCGGTCCGGGCCCAGGTGTCGACGCGCTGGCGCACGGCCTCCGGCGATCCGCGCAGCGCCCGCCGGGGAACGCTCCACGTCCGGCCCCGGCCTCCTCGAGAGGAAGCTCCACCCAAAGGATTCCTGGAGACGCCGTGGGCAGCCGTGATCGCCGGCGGCGTCGGGCTGGCGATTCTGACCGCCGCGATCGTGGCGGGGCGGCTGATCGGCGCCTGACCGGCGCCTGACCCGGGCCTAGCGGCCCGGGTATCCGCGGTCGACGGGGGCGGCTGATCGGCGAAGGACCAGGGCCAGGGCCAGCAGACCAATCCCGGCCACCGCGGCCAGGATCCAGCCCACGCGGTCCTCGACCATCGCCAGCTCGCCGTCCCGGCTCGTATCCGACTCCCCGGTCACCTCGAGCACGCTCTCAGTGGGAGCCGCGGTCGCGTCGGCGGCGCGAGGGGTATCGGTTGCCATGGCACCGGTCTGGCCCCGCGAGCCCTCCGGCGACGCCAGCTCGTCCGGAGCCACGCCCGCGTCTGCGGCGGTCTCTTCGGGTTGACCCGTGGCGGCCTCCAGGGCCGCGGGGGCCGCGGGCACCGCGAACTGAAGACGCTGGAGGAAGGCACCCGCATCGGCCGGCCCGAGCGCCCCGGTGGCGCCCACGCCACCGACCAGCAGCAGGACCATGCCGGCCACCGCCAGCGGGGCGAAGGCGCGTCGGAATGCGATCCGCCAGCCGGCGGCCGCCTGCGGCTCCGCGACGGGCGGCAGCAGCCGGAGCGGACGCGACGGAACGAGATCCGGGAGCTCGGCCAGGGCAATGCGCAGCACCCTCAGGTCCCGAACCTGCCCATC
Coding sequences within:
- the coaE gene encoding dephospho-CoA kinase (Dephospho-CoA kinase (CoaE) performs the final step in coenzyme A biosynthesis.), which codes for MKVIGLTGNIGCGKSTVAALLREREVATIDADEVAREVRRPGSPESARILDRFGTLDPRQLARLVFEDAAALADLEAIVHPRVRDLVAAHLAELDQEGVMVAAVEAIKLLESPLRERCDQVWVVVCRPEDALRRLSERGLSESDVRDRLANQMGAAELIQAADVVIDGSADIGETARQVEVALAGLAGGGA
- a CDS encoding DUF4203 domain-containing protein, yielding MEAPAVVIGIAAIALGAGWMLLGYRLALILLPIWGFFAGFIFGAHVLEELLGQGFLATTISWVGGAIAGLVFAVLAYLFWYLAVVIAFASVGYWLGWGVMTLIGFSGTGLAVFGIGLVVGAVLAVLAVITGVPLVALVVISALGGAHAFIAGVLVLLGAIEVTDLGTGVVTAIISANVGWWLAALGLALVSTIVQLRTIGEYRLEPPAARI
- a CDS encoding TadE/TadG family type IV pilus assembly protein; the encoded protein is MSHAVRWADLRAGRGQALVEFAAVLMPLMLIVVGIIQFGLLYGAHVTLTNAAREGARAGTIYVYDYTESAFWNDAHRCAAVLTAATESFGLLDDASPHFSATLSGGACPTPSSTTLVNGDVTVSYCASATTSDPCPDPGDSLTNCVTDTREGCLIRVEISYHSDVVVPLISALLSTDGGGRFFQRATTTMVVN
- a CDS encoding pilus assembly protein TadG-related protein — protein: MPRTGSAHGQVLVMVALTMTLLLVFAGLAIDVGRQVAEQRHVQTAADAGALAACRALIAGDSDASAAAQARIIAEVNLEQSPAAANSAIASDAAREYESGHAGDPAYLQSGIIVSGTTIRVAITSQVQAVLARLVGVDTLQATGRAQCRLLGGPAIPIVARRYEGPPGPGGGFMDAVATEATSTSGGVDPISVFGYDGRTPASEAEPGPAFELYGPDSKANNDSSFRGFIALDVRNFQSVTSRIYYNGVTAGINTNTLKDMQGEYLLTGYPGPAFPAVITPADPNDQIAVMSGNDTSMVVGNFSQVFTVGGRILLAVYNGTVMEIPDFSVTPPTAIVLPSTTGAPTNGPKFTVSRHDAFNSTVSLHLHGDHLSSSPADDLIPDEPPTNNPPTAGHINQPAWSTDNFIPDKNGTTVAMQSFSSNAVPAGIYTVWLEGHAGGPYFQTRRFPAAVRIGGAVRDFSLTNSTVSASIANMGGTASLPLYVSTTSAAATRWGATGTAVSLTVDATSLSDCSYGPATINPGQLTISPSSVTPSSGGNGALTTLSINSFGLNPGCYTFVVRGVGTNGAGQPVTHLLPITFTVATSASGGRYVDIIGFAVFEVTNLDANAITARAVSPIAADANDPALRRAQRARLVPW
- the uvrB gene encoding excinuclease ABC subunit UvrB — its product is MPEFTLNAPFEPTGDQPQAIAGLVDGLQAGMRHQVLLGATGTGKTFTAAKVIEAVQRPTLVMAHNKTLAAQLYQEFREFFPQNAVEYFVSYYDYFQPEAYLPRSDTYIEKDSSRNDEIDRLRHNATRALFERRDVIIVASVSCIYGLGAPIDYGATVINLKVGGHYRRDGVLRHLVDLQYQRNDAALSRSRFRVRGDVVEVQPPHGEEVVRIDFLGDEVERIVEVDGLTGEVLAERSEVNFYPATHYVTPRDKLLVAIDDIEAEMELRVRELEARGQALEAARLRQRTTFDLEMLREVGFCPGIENYSRHLSRREAGSRPWTLIDYFPTDFLLVIDESHMTIPQVHGMYKNDRTRKEILVEFGFRLASALDNRPLTFDEWEAHLNQVVSMSATPGPYESERAERVVEQFIRPTGVVDPAITVRPTAHQVDDLLAEIRDTVSRGERVLVTTLTKKMAEDLADYLAELGIKVQWLHSEVDTLERVEILRDLRLGVYDVLVGINLLREGLDLPEVTLVAILDADKEGFLRSGGSLIQVIGRAARNVGGRVIMYADRETAAMRQAIGETDRRRAKQVAYNAEHGIVPETITKAIRDIHEGLRRVAEERKALDLEGRGSEEVAELASRLESQMREAARNLEFERAAALRDELVALRRLREELAAAPGEIPADVYAAAADAGRDGWGSGSGPRREMFSLAARPRVIPAGTRRRPPRRR
- a CDS encoding SAF domain-containing protein, whose amino-acid sequence is MEFEYTDKHRRRSMVYIVAGLIIAALVGIVVFVALQGSALLSEPVEQRTVVVAARDIASRKPIEEGDLTTRTVAADPTNEAAFTLIEDVLGRVSGVPIAAGQLVTRNMLAAATSGQGYSILEAGEVYDPTGPDLRAVSVSVPDDRAVAGTLVAGQWVDLLVTLAINPEIGVVVEEPASGAPSAAETAFIAGPSTKVTLQMLTVLARNGSIYILRTDLATAEKIAELAAAGGQFTLVLRPDEDNRVAETTGSTLDMLLDEYDFPIPEPPSLGGQTSGGN